The following DNA comes from Candidatus Dormiibacterota bacterium.
CAGACCGGCGACGATGCCGATGCCGCGCGTGATGCCTGGCGTCAATCGCCGGCGAATGACCGACACGGCGGCGGTCAACCCGAGCCACCACAGCGCGGATCCGAGCATGACGCCGGCGACCAGTGCCACGGCCGGCTGCCAGCCCGCACCGACACGTAATCCAAAACCGGCAAACACGGCAATGAAGGACAGGATCGTCGCGGGATTGCCCAGCGTGAGTGCCACCATCGACCCGTAGGCGCCGACCAG
Coding sequences within:
- a CDS encoding LysE family transporter, which gives rise to LVGAYGSMVALTLGNPATILSFIAVFAGFGLRVGAGWQPAVALVAGVMLGSALWWLGLTAAVSVIRRRLTPGITRGIGIVAGLALIGFGTVAAARSLVRPG